From the Antennarius striatus isolate MH-2024 chromosome 15, ASM4005453v1, whole genome shotgun sequence genome, the window aaatgaaatcgTCTTAGCAACACCTCTGAATTCTCTAAGTAACACATTGGAGATTGTTTGTTAAATCTGTTGACAAACCAAATAAAATCGTGTCTGTAGTGAAAAGATCCATCGACATTTAGTTTTGACAGAGTGGAAGTTTCCTTCTGCTTCCAGTGTTTGTGCTAAAACAAGCTGAGCTAAGCAGCACCGGGTGTTTTTTCACTGCCTGTAAAGAGGTTTACTTTATGACAGTAGCATAGATCCCGTCATTAAACTCTcaacaaaaaagcaaataagTTTACTTCCCCAAAATACTACATGAAATAACTCCTTCAACCTGCATGCGAATGAAATCCCCTTCCTTCTgcgtattttaaaaatattccaaaacaTTTAAAGACGTTAGAGTCATCAGGAATGTGTGACTTCTCCATCTCCAGAGACGACACACAGTCTTGTCAACAACTGGTGGAGCGTTGTGTTGCCGTTCTCTTCTCCTTCGTTGGCATTGTAGCTGCATGTAAATGAGTCCCATTTTCAAGGCGGAAAGAAACCAAAGTTCGGGGTGCCAGATATGTAAATGACCTCTTTCACAGACGCTGGACGTATGAAGGCGACCTGCCGGAGCTGCTAAGAAACAACGAAATCAGCCGAGCAGCGACAGAAAGCAAACTCGTGACCTCCTGGAGGAGCACGATGATGCAGGGCGACACATTTTCATTCTGCAGTTGATAATCAGTTGGTggcttgttgtttttctttctctttccatgCACGCCCCATCTTTTTCCATCCACCCCCCACTGTGCTATCTTTTTTTCCAGGGCAATCATGGAGAAACGGTTGGCAGCCAGCATTAACATCCTCTCCAGGACCTCCACAATGTAATTTATATTTGGTCCCTACCTTTGCACAACTTCACTTACAAAACCAGCTCAGTTTTGTTGCCCTTCACAGAAATACATATCTGAACACCTTATAGTCGTTTGCTTAGAAAAACCCCCACCTGGCTGCAGCTGATTGCTTCTGTCAGTTTTTCCATCTCTTGAAATTGAGCAGTTATCCTACAAAAGAGCTGTTCATTTGTATTCTTTGGTTAGCATTCCTGTTAATGCATAACTGCAAATGGAACAAGGAAGAATAGCTCAAGGTGCAGTGGATAACAGAAAACACAGTTAAACCTGTTAAATAAATAGAGGTTTAACCTAAAAATAGAGGATGTGGTTGGATTAACTTACGAGGTGACGGTGGTGGGCATGAGTGGAGGTGTGTTTCAGTTATATCCAGGCTTATTCGGTattaagcttttattttgacattccATATTTTTACATGCTGCGTTTTAGGCTACAATCCctatttgtggaaaaaaaacatcacagcaAAGAGACAGTTTTGTACTTGACAGCGTAAAAGCCTTCCAGGGACAGTTTGGCGTTATCAGTCTGAACCACTTTGGACGTAATAAATACTCGCACAAGgttttgatttctgtttttgttcaggaAAGACAAGACTAAACCAGCTCCACACTAGATTTAAAGGCTCTGCTTTACAAACTTGTTGGCACTTTTCATCAGGCGTTAATTCATGCACACAAGGAGCACAATACACTTCTAtcatctcctcttttttttaacttcaggtACTACTGGAAAGGTGAAATCCAGGATGCGAGTGAAATTCTGATGGTGAGTCATTCCTTTTGAGAATTCACGTGTTCCTGTCGAACGGTGAGATGAGCTGTCGCTGTTCTTACAGCTGGTGAAAACAAAGACCTCCCAGATCCAGAGAGTCATAGATTACGTGAGGTGAGACGTCTCTTTATGAAGCTTCAGATTATTGAAAACTACATAAAGTAAAGGTTAAGTTTCAAACTCactgtgttttactgtttttactgAAGTAAAGGCCTATTTAATTGTTTTACTTGACTGTAGAGCTAGACAAATGTCCCTCCAGGGTCTCGCAGCCCCTGCGATCCAGCACTTAAACATGTTACtcagaaaaacagtttcttaATATTAAGATTTAAATTGAACATAGTCTTGAACAGAAATCTACATCTATAAGAAGATATTTCTCAGATATCTTTGAGCAATggcattttaacatttaaactacTTGTTGGGATGAGCTGTTAATAAAACCCAAAGATGAGAACAGAATTCGAGGCTCCTGCTCAGCTGCAGGTCAATGAATCACAATTTATacatcttttctttctcatcttatatttctgtgtttgatCCTTTCAAGGTCTTTCCACCCCTACGCAAACCCAGAAGTCCTCAGCTTCCCGGTGGAGGAAGGCAGCCTATCTTACATGAAGTGGATGGATGAAGCCGTTCCAGACGACTGATGCGTCATTCAAATCGGAGCCAACCTCTGGGTGGACTGGAGCCAAACAAGGACGCTGAGCCACACAGGCTGCTGTCGGCTTCAGATCCGAGCGTTCGGTCCAGACTTTCGGTGcattcctgcttcttctttgtTCTGAAATTGTTGCTATAATTTATACTTCGCTGCGGGATACTTGTACTTTAAAGAGCCACAAACCCCGGTCTCTGTTTGGCTGGTGGGAGTAAGTTAGCACCACATCTAAAATAACTGGATGACTATTGAGCAGCGAGGTGATGGCTGTCCACGATTTATAAATAATACTCTCAGGAAAGGAATCACTCATTGTTCCACCTATACAGGTAACACTGATCCTGTAATTGTAGCCATCTTTGagtatgacattttttttggaagCCAATAAATTAAGTTTTACCTTTAACACTTTTCATCATGGTGATAGTTTATGCCATAGTTCAATGATATATCAGAGTCATGGACTCATGAACATAATGAGAGAGGAACCTGATC encodes:
- the LOC137608532 gene encoding protein CutA homolog isoform X3 gives rise to the protein MEKRLAASINILSRTSTMYYWKGEIQDASEILMLVKTKTSQIQRVIDYVRSFHPYANPEVLSFPVEEGSLSYMKWMDEAVPDD
- the LOC137608532 gene encoding protein CutA homolog isoform X1, which translates into the protein MTFVAPTGMECLLRRCHQEAGFSSVFRSVLITVCLILVLCVSLYPGLWSIGVRLHSAWTGSFVPGHHSILLLNSPTEQAAKDIGRAIMEKRLAASINILSRTSTMYYWKGEIQDASEILMLVKTKTSQIQRVIDYVRSFHPYANPEVLSFPVEEGSLSYMKWMDEAVPDD